In Rhineura floridana isolate rRhiFlo1 chromosome 6, rRhiFlo1.hap2, whole genome shotgun sequence, one genomic interval encodes:
- the LOC133387293 gene encoding uncharacterized protein LOC133387293, whose amino-acid sequence MGSGTYAPATVGPVAIPTRHCQLKPSSNPPESHTALVFPLVDKGTTSHPRHSIQRTPPDCHYHRCQSPGLGSPLQLPVRSGSLEHSRTNSKHQLAGTKGCPLSSASFSVSLPLGPCPHSNGQHVCQISFKQTGRHQVQTSTEPSFHHIRLGRTTSAIPQSRTPQRNLEFHSRLAQQTTSLSGRMETSSDCVPSSPASIRPLLSRPLCFQSQLPATQVLRSIPGHDSGSGGCSVIAVAGGTIIRLPSNTTISQNLAEGTSREGTAGSDSTILAPSTVVLGSPGTVGDGSLATPSQARSLITRPSMASGPQVAQPNSVAFERGHLRSAGLSDAVIDIILASRRPSTTRIYQHTWVAFSRWCQSQHIDPSKATVQQVLQYLHRGLMLGLRPNTLRRHASTLSSILSVSSTDAPIASHPFIKRFLRGTALRSPAVVHRFPSWSLSKVLQALQRPPFEPLRTVPLRLLSFKVLFLIAITSAKRVSELGALSSARHLCVFHKDSVVLKTDPSFRPKVNSVFHCNQDIVLPSFCPNPTHPLEKAWHSLDVRRALKTYLSRTQDIRQTESLFARWPFFLHV is encoded by the exons atgggctcgggcACATACGcgccagctacagtgggccctgttgccattccaacacgacattgccaaCTCAAACCATCGAGCAATCCCCCTGAGTCCCACACTGCGCTTGTCtttccgctggtggacaagggtacaacatctcacccaaggcactccattcagagaaccccaccggactgtcattaccaccgatgccagtctcctgggttggggagcccactgcaactcccagttcgttcagggagtttggaacacagcagaacaaactcaaaacatcaactggctggaactaaaggctgtccacttagctctgcttcattttcagtctctcttccacttggaccatgtcctcattcaaacggacaacacgtgtgccaaatctcatttaaacagacagggaggcaccagGTCCAGACCTCTACAGAGCCTAGCTTCcatcatattcgactgggcagaacaacatctgcaatccctcaaagcagaacacctcagaggaatttggaatttcacagcagactggctcagcagacaacaagtctttccgggagaatggaaacttcatccgactgtgttccatcttctccagcgtcgattcggccccttctcagtcgacctctttgcttccagtcgcaattgccagctacccaggtacttcgctcgatacctggacacgacagcggaagcggtggatgctctgtcattgCTGTGGCCGGAGGGACTAttatacgccttccctccaataccactattagccaaaaccttgcGGAAGGTACGtcgcgagagggcacagctggttctgatagcaccatattggccccgtcgaccgtggttcttgGATCTCCTGGCACTGTCGGTGACGGATCCCTggccactcccagtcaggccagatctcttatcacaaggcccagtatggcatcaggaccccaagtggctcaacctaacagcgtggcatttgaacggggacatttgagatcggccggcctgtcagacgctgttattgacattattttggcctcgagaagaccatccaccactcgtatatatcagcatacttgggtagcgttctccaggtggtgtcagtctcaACACATCGATCCTTCCAAGGCTACAGTACAACAAgtgctgcaatatcttcataggggcctcatgttgggacttagacccaacacattacgtcgacatgcgtccaccctgtcgtccattctttcagtatcttccactgacgcccctattgcctcacatccgtttatcaaacgcttccttagaggcactgctctacgctCGCCGGCTGTAGTTCACCGTTTTCcatcatggagtttgtcaaaggttctacAGGCCTTACAACGTCCTCCGTTTGAGccactcaggactgtgcctttacgtctgttgtctttcaaggtcctgttcctgattgcgatTACATCGGCGAAAAGAgtctcggaactgggcgcattgtcttctgctcgccacctctgtgtctttcacaaggattctgttgtgctgaaaactgatccttcattccgtcccaaggtcaattcagttttccattgcaaccaggacattgttctaccttcattttgtccgaatcctactcatccgctcgagaaggcttggcattcgttggatgttcggagggctctcaagacctacctgtccaggacccaggatatacgacagactgagtctttgttt gcccgttggccttttttcctgcatgtttag